CACGCGCAGCCGCGACGGCGTAACCGCCTGGCGGCGCGGCGCGTATGCGCCGCCGCCGGCCGGGTTCCCGCGAGATTCAACCGAAACCGATGCGAGCGTGCTTGCAGGACGCGGCACGCGCATGGGAGGAGCCAACATGTCCGCCACGATCGACCAAGCCAACGAACTGGATCACCTGCTCGCCACCGCCGTGCAGGATGACAAGGAGGCCGGCGTATTCCGCTGCCGCCGCGACATCTTCACGAACGAGGAGCTGTACGAGCTCGAGATGAAGCACATCTTCGAGAGCAACTGGGTGTACCTGGCGCACGAAAGCCAGATCCCGGCCAACAACGACTACTACACGACGTGGATCGGCCGCCAGCCGATCGTGATCACGCGCGACAAGACCGGCGAACTGCACGCGGTCATCAATGCCTGCGCGCACAAGGGCGCGATGCTGTGCCGCCGCAAGCACGGCAACAAGGGCAGCTTCACGTGCCCGTTCCACGGCTGGACCTTCTCGAACACCGGCAAGCTGTTGAAGGTGAAGGACGAGAAGACGACCGAGTATCCGGTGCAGTTCAACACGCACGGCTCGCACGACCTGAAGAAGGTCGCGCGCTTCGAGAACTATCGCGGCTTCCTGTTCGGCAGCCTCAGCGAGGACGTGCTGCCGCTCGAGGACTATCTCGGCGAAGCGCGCGTGATCATCGACCAGATCGTCGACCAGGCGCCGAACGGGCTCGAAGTGCTGCGCGGCAACTCGTCCTACATCTACGAAGGCAACTGGAAGATGCAGATGGAAAACGGCTGCGACGGCTACCACGTCAGCACCGTGCACTGGAACTACGCGGCGACGATGGGCCGCCGCAAGGAAGACGGCACCAAGGCCGTCGACGCGAACAGCTGGAGCAAGTCGGTCGCGGGCGTGTACGGGTTCGACAACGGTCACATCCTGCTGTGGACGCAGACGATGAACCCGGAAGTGCGGCCGGTGTATCAGCACCGTGAAGAGATCAAGGCGCGCGTCGGCGACGTGCAGGCCGATTTCATCGTGAACCAGACGCGCAACCTCTGCGTGTATCCGAACGTGTTCCTGATGGACCAGTTCAGCACGCAGATTCGCGTGGTGCGGCCGCTCGGCGTCGACAAGACCGAAGTCACGATCTTCTGCTTCGCGCCGAAGGGCGAGAGCGAAACCGACCGCACGGTCCGCATCCGCCAGTACGAGGATTTCTTCAACGTGACGGGCATGGGCACCGCAGAC
This genomic interval from Burkholderia cepacia contains the following:
- a CDS encoding Rieske 2Fe-2S domain-containing protein, which gives rise to MSATIDQANELDHLLATAVQDDKEAGVFRCRRDIFTNEELYELEMKHIFESNWVYLAHESQIPANNDYYTTWIGRQPIVITRDKTGELHAVINACAHKGAMLCRRKHGNKGSFTCPFHGWTFSNTGKLLKVKDEKTTEYPVQFNTHGSHDLKKVARFENYRGFLFGSLSEDVLPLEDYLGEARVIIDQIVDQAPNGLEVLRGNSSYIYEGNWKMQMENGCDGYHVSTVHWNYAATMGRRKEDGTKAVDANSWSKSVAGVYGFDNGHILLWTQTMNPEVRPVYQHREEIKARVGDVQADFIVNQTRNLCVYPNVFLMDQFSTQIRVVRPLGVDKTEVTIFCFAPKGESETDRTVRIRQYEDFFNVTGMGTADDLEEFRACQAGYAGITAMWNDLSRGAPLWVDGPDDNAKRMGLNPRISGERSEDEGLFVCQHEHWVHVMRDALKKERGEVAA